AGTTTTCTTAAAAAGCAATGTATCAACTTTGATGACACGGAAAATGGAGTTGCCGAATTACGGCTTTATCTGCCGTTTGTCAGCTTCGTGTGCACGCCTTCCTGTTATCAAAAGAACTTAGGCGCGAAACAAATTCGGTATGACGGTTATCACGAGTTAGCATATCTACATCCTTCCCGATTTAAACCCGACCCAGCTGTTTTAAATCTACTTGGCGTTAAATCCGACGAGAAATATGTTATCGTCCGCTTTGTTTCTTGGCAGGCGGTTCATGATATTGGACATAAGGGATTTTCGCTTGCCATGAAACGAAAAGCCGTGAAAGAATTCGCAAAGTACGCGAAAGTTTTTATTACATCCGAAGGGCCGCTTCCCAAAGACCTGGAATCATTTCGCTTGCAAATTCCTGCAGAAAAAGTTCACAGCGCATTATATTACGCGACACTTCTTTTTGGCGAGAGTGCCACGATGGCTTCCGAAAGTGCTGTTTTGGCAACGCCGGCGATCTATTTGGATAATGAAGGCCGCGGATACACAGATGAAGAAGAAAAAACTTACGGATTGGTTTTTAATTTCAAGGAATCACCAGAAGATCAAGAGCGCTCGGTCCAAAAGGGAATAGAAATTCTAAAGCAAGATTACGCTAGCGTTAAAGAGGTTTGGCGTAAAAAAACACAAAAATTGCTTCAGGACAAAATTGATGTGACCGCTTGGATAGAAAATTTTATCAATCAAGCTTTGAGGCCATGATATGTGCGGGATAGCCGGAATTTATTCTAAGCGCCAAGAGATTAGGGAATCGGATATAAAAGCTGTTCAAACGATGAATGACATTCAAAAGCACCGCGGCCCCGATGACCAAGGATTGTTTTCGGATAAGATATGTGTTCTAGGGCATCGCCGTTTATCCATCATTGACTTATCTAAAGACGGGCATCAGCCGTTCTTTTCTGATGATGGGCGATATATTCTCATTTTTAACGGAGAGATTTACAATTATATTGAACTTCGCGATGAACTTGTGAAGCTCGGATGTCGTTTTAAAACCAAGACAGATACGGAAGTTTTATTAAAAAGCTTTGAACAATTCGGTTCCCGTTGTTTAGAAAAGTTTAACGGGATGTTCGCCTTTGCTATTTACGACAAAAAAGAAAACTCTCTATTCCTGGCGCGCGACAGGGTTGGGGTTAAGCCGCTCTATTATTGCGTACATAACGGAAAATTATATTTTGCTTCTGAAATTAAGGCGCTACGAAGTATTCCGGGCATTCACTTTTCAATGAGCAGGCAAGCGGTTTTTGATTATTTGGTTTTTAACCGGACAGATATTTTTGATGAAACATTTTTAAATGAGATCAAGCGTATTCCCAAAGGGCATTATGCAACTTTTCGTGATGAAAAATTGCAATTGATCCAATGGTGGGATCCTGAAAGTTACTTTAACCAAAATATTTCTGTTTCTCTCGATGAGGCATCTAAGCACATAAGAGATCTTCTTGTTTCTTCGGTCGATTTTCGATTACGCAGTGATGTGACGGTGGGGTCTTGCCTTAGCGGAGGGTTGGATTCTTCGATTTTGACGGGAATACTTTTTTCGCATCATGCAATTGAGCAAAATTATTCAACATTTACCGCTTCAATTCCCGGGCATAAAATTGATGAGACAAAGTATGTTGATGCTTTAAATCAAAAATATCCTTTTAAAAATTACCGCACTTTTCCGGACGGGCAAAAGGCTTTTAAAGATTTACGTGATTTTGTTTATGCGATCGATGAACCATCAACCGATGCGACCTATTATGCGCAATATGAAGTGATGCGACTAGCCAAAGAACACAATGTTACTGTTTTATTAGACGGGCAGGGCGGTGATGAGGTTTTTGCGGGCTATCCCTATTTTCTGGGATTTTATTTGTATGGATTGTGGAATAAAAAAAGGATTGGGAAATTTGCCTACGAATTAGGAAAGAGCATTTTGCGCCGTCAGGAACGCTTGGCTTATGAAACTTTTCTCTTCCAGGTATTGCCGGATGTTGTAAAAAAGAAAATCCTTATGAGGCAAGCTTCATTCATAAATCCTGATTTCTTTAAGGAACATATCGATTCAAGTCTTATTTATAAGAAATTCTTTGACGCGAGTAGTCTCAATGTCAGCCTCTTGCGGCATTTCCAATATAAACTTGAACATCTTCTACGGTTGGAAGACCGTAATTCGATGATTTTCTCACTTGAGGCGCGCGTACCTTATCT
The nucleotide sequence above comes from Candidatus Omnitrophota bacterium. Encoded proteins:
- a CDS encoding DUF354 domain-containing protein, coding for MDINHPAHVHFFKNLIWALQEKGHRVLITVKDKEIACYLLDALKFPYIKLGKHSKTLLGKLISIPAMDWRMYRAVKDFKPDLFLGLASVRAAHVASFLKKQCINFDDTENGVAELRLYLPFVSFVCTPSCYQKNLGAKQIRYDGYHELAYLHPSRFKPDPAVLNLLGVKSDEKYVIVRFVSWQAVHDIGHKGFSLAMKRKAVKEFAKYAKVFITSEGPLPKDLESFRLQIPAEKVHSALYYATLLFGESATMASESAVLATPAIYLDNEGRGYTDEEEKTYGLVFNFKESPEDQERSVQKGIEILKQDYASVKEVWRKKTQKLLQDKIDVTAWIENFINQALRP
- the asnB gene encoding asparagine synthase (glutamine-hydrolyzing) — protein: MCGIAGIYSKRQEIRESDIKAVQTMNDIQKHRGPDDQGLFSDKICVLGHRRLSIIDLSKDGHQPFFSDDGRYILIFNGEIYNYIELRDELVKLGCRFKTKTDTEVLLKSFEQFGSRCLEKFNGMFAFAIYDKKENSLFLARDRVGVKPLYYCVHNGKLYFASEIKALRSIPGIHFSMSRQAVFDYLVFNRTDIFDETFLNEIKRIPKGHYATFRDEKLQLIQWWDPESYFNQNISVSLDEASKHIRDLLVSSVDFRLRSDVTVGSCLSGGLDSSILTGILFSHHAIEQNYSTFTASIPGHKIDETKYVDALNQKYPFKNYRTFPDGQKAFKDLRDFVYAIDEPSTDATYYAQYEVMRLAKEHNVTVLLDGQGGDEVFAGYPYFLGFYLYGLWNKKRIGKFAYELGKSILRRQERLAYETFLFQVLPDVVKKKILMRQASFINPDFFKEHIDSSLIYKKFFDASSLNVSLLRHFQYKLEHLLRLEDRNSMIFSLEARVPYLDYRLIEYVLGLSEDLKIRSGETKFLQKQAVGRYTVDEILNRKDKIGFGVPTQEWMSIPQWRQMTEESYEQLQESFPEIFRNNSVLPEENSYRWKISQLNTWKGIVSIK